Genomic window (Microbacterium oxydans):
ACGAGGTGCGCCGTCGCGCCGGCGTCGAGGTCCCGGAGGGCGATGTGTACGACACGGTCGGCGGATACGTCATGAGCGTGCTCGAGCGCGTCCCGCTGGTCGGCGACGAGGTGCCGTTGGACAGCGGCATCCTGCAGGTCGTGCGGATGGACGGTCGACGCGTCGATCGGGTCCGCTACGTCCCGAGACCCCTCGACGGCGAAGAGGAGGTCACCCGATGAACGATTGGGGTGGACTCGCCTGGCTCGTCGTGCTCCTGGTCGCGAACGCCTTCTTCGTCGGCGGCGAGTTCGCCGTCATCTCCGCGCGCCGGTCGCAGATCGAGCCGCGAGCCGATCAGGGCTCGCGCGCCGCCAAGACCGCCCTGTACGCGATGGAGCACGCGACGCTGATGCTCGCGACGTCGCAACTCGGCATCACGATCTGCTCGCTGCTGATCCTGAACGTCTCCGAGCCCGCCATCCACCACCTGCTGGCCGTGCCGCTGCACGCGCTGGGATGGCCGGACGGCGCCGTCGACGCGGTGTCGTTCGCGATCGCCCTGCTGATCGTGTCGTTCCTGCACGTGGTGTTCGGCGAGATGGTGCCGAAGAACCTCGCGTTCTCGGTGCCGGATCGCGCGGTGCTGATCCTGGCCCCGCCGCTGGTGTGGGTGTCGAAGGTGTTCATGCCGGTGATCTGGGTGCTCAACGCGGCGGCCAACGGCGTGCTGCGCCTGTTCCGTGTGGAGCCGAAGAACGAGGCGGCGTCGACGTTCACGCTCGACGAGGTGGCGACCATCGTCAGCCAGTCGCGCCGCGAGGGTCTGCTGATGGACACCGCCGGAACCGTCGCCGCGGCCGTGGAGTTCACCGACAAGAAGGCGCGGGACGTGGCGGTGCCCCTGGGAGACCTGGTGACGCTGCCGCAGTCCACCACTCCGGACGACATCGAGAAGGCCGTCGCGCGCTACGGGTTCTCGCGCTACGTGATCGTCGACGACGAGGGCGTGCCGATCGGCTACGTGCACCTGAAGGACATCCTCCGCGCGTCCGAGGGTCCGGATGCCGAGACCAAGATGATCGAGCCGATCCCGGCCAAGCGCATCCACCACATGGTCCCCGTCCAGGAGGACACGGACCTCGAGGACGCCCTCGCGGTGATGCGGCGCGCCGGTCGCCACCTGGCCAAGGTGCGCGACGGCCAGGGCAACACCACCGCGGTGCTGTTCCTCGAGGACATCCTCGAGGAGCTGGTCGGCGAGGTGCAGGACGCGACGCGTCGCTTCCGCGGACGCTGACCCGCCGCACGGACCGGAAGGCCGCCGAACCCTCGCGGGATCGGCGGCCTTCCGCGTGCGGCGAGCGGTCAGCGCGGACGTGCCCGCTCGTACTGCGGCGGCCACGCCACCTCGGCGCCCAGCTCGTGCGCGGCGCGGAGGGCGAAGTGCGGGTCGCGCAGCCATTCCCGTCCGGCGAAGACCGCATCCGCCGCTCCCTCCACGAGGACCTGCTCGGCCTGCGCGGAGGCGGTGATGAGCCCGACCGCCGACACCGGGATGCGGCCGCCCCGACGCACGGTCTCCGCGAGCGGCACCTGGTAGCCCGGGAACACACTGATCCGCTGATGCGCGACCAGGCCGCCGCTGGAGACGTCGATCAGGTCCGCGCCGTGCTGCACCGCCCACTCGGCGACGACGGACGCCTCCTCCGGCGTGAAACCGCCCTCCGCGTGGTCGGTCGCCGAGATGCGCACGAACAGCGGCACGCCGGCGCCGGCGGCATCGCGGACGGCGTCCACGACGCGGAGGAGCAGTCGGGCGCGGTTCTCCAGGGACCCGCCGTACTCGTCGTCGCGCAGGTTCGACAACGGCGAGAGGAACTGATGCAGCAGATAGCCGTGCGCGCCGTGGATCTCCAGCACGTCGAATCCGGCGTCGAGCGCCCGTCGCGCCGACGCGGCGAATCCCTCGACCACGCGGTCGATGCCGGCGGCGTCGAGGGCGACCGGCTCATCGAAGCCGTCGAACGCGACCGCCGAGGGGGCGGTGGTGGTCCATCCGCCCTCGGACGTCGGAACCGAGCCGCGCTCCGCCGCCCACGGCCACCAGGTCGACGCCTTGCGCCCGGCATGGGCGAGCTGGATGCCGGCGTGCGCACTGCGGTCGTGGATCGCCCGGACGATCGGCACCCAGGCGTCGCGCTGCTCGTCGTTCCAGAGGCCGACGTCACGGGGCGAGATCCGGCCCTCGGGGACGACCGCCGTCGCCTCCGCCACGATGAGACCCGCGCCGCCGGAGGCGAACTGAGCCAGGTGGGTGTGATGCCATTCCTGCACGACACCGTCGACGGCGCTGTACATGCACATCGGCGAGACCCAGAGGCGGTTGCGGAACGTGACGGAACGGATGCTCAGCGGGGAGAAGAGAAGACTCACCGTTCGACGCTACCTCCGCGCAGGTGCACCACGGGCCGTCGCACTAACGTGGAGTCATGTTCGAGGTGCGCGAGTGGACCCGCAGCGACACGGCGCGGTTGTTCCGTGCGCCGACCGCGGAGGACGACAAGTACGCCCGCGGCGTCGTCGCCCTGCGCACCGGATCGCCGGCGTATCCGGGCGCGGCCGTGCTCGGGGTCGAGGCCGCGTGGCGGTCGGGGGCGGGATTCGTCCGGTACGTCGGAGCGGAGCGGGTCGCCGACGCCGTGCTCGCCCGTCGCCCGGAGACAGTCGTCGGGGCGGATGCCGGGCGCTCGCGCGTGGACGCCTGGGTGATCGGCTCCGGCACGGATCCGGCGGACCGCTCGGATGCGGAGGGCGTCGCGCTTCGCGAGATCCTCGCCGGCAGCGCGCCGGTGGTCATCGACGCGGGGGCGCTGGACCTCGCGCCCGGGGCACGCGCGCCGTTCCTGGTGACGCCCCACGCCCGGGAATTCGCACGCCTGCAGGAGCGGCTCCGGGTGTCGTCGACCGACGACGCCCGAGCCGACGACGCCCGAGCCGATGCCGCACGACAGGTCGCCGCGAAGATCGGTGGAACCGTGCTGCTCAAGGGCGCGCGCACGCTCATCGCCGCCCCCGACGGAGCCGTTCTGGCCGTCGAGGCCGGAACCGGGTGGCTGGCGACCGCAGGCACGGGAGACGTGCTCGCGGGCGTGCTCGGCGCGGTGCTCGCCGCCAATCCGGATGCTTCTCTCAGCGAGGCCGCCGCCGCCGGCGCGTGGCTGCACGGACATGCCGCCCGGATCGCCGCGGGCGTGCTCGACGGCGGACCGGGCCATCCGATCGTCGCGCTGGACGTGGCGGAAGCCCTCCCGTCCGCGATCGAGAGCGTCCTGGCGTGACTCGCAGGTCGATGACCGGAGTGGTCGTGCTGTGGAGCGCGTTCCTGCTCGTGCATCTGGTCACCGCCTGGCTGGGCTGGGTGTATCCGAGCCAGCCGATGGGCGACGTCGTCCTGGTCTACGAGCCCTGGGCGTCGACGGCGCTCGGCGGGGGACCGATCGTGGGCATCACGGAGACCTGGGTGTATCCGCAGCTCGCCCTGGTGCCGATGCTGCTCGCGTCGGGACTCTCGGCGCCGCTGGTGCCGCTGCTCGGGGTCTCGAGCGCATACCTGGTGGGATGGGCCGTGCTGGTCGTCATCCTCGACGCCGTCGCGTTCGGCGTGCTCGTCGGGCGCTCGCCGTCTCACGCGCGACGGATGGCGGCCTGGTTCTGGTGCGCCGCGCTGCTGCTGCTCGGACCCATCGCGCTGTACCGGATCGATGCGATCACGGTGCCCATCGCCGTGATCGGCGGACTCTGGCTCGTCTCGCGGCCGGCCGTCGCCGCCGCACTGCTGACGATCGGCGCCTGGATCAAGATCTGGCCCGGAGCGCTCCTCCTCGCCGCGGTGGTGGCCGCGCGCGCGCGCTTCCGGATGCTGCTCACCGCCGTGATCGTCTCGGGAGGCGTGATCGCGCTGCTCCTCCTGCTCGGGGCGGACACCGAGATCCTCGGATTCCTGACCGAGCAGACCGGTCGAGGGCTGCAGATCGAGGCCGTGGCGGCGACGCCGTTCCTCTGGCTCGCCGTCGCCGGAGCCGCCCGGATCGAGTACAGCTTCGAGATCCTGACCTTCCAGATCACCGCGCCCGGAGTGGACGCCGTGGCCGCAGCGCTCACCCCGCTGATGGCGCTCTCGGTGCTGGCGGTCACGGCCGTCGGGGCGGTGAAGGCGATGCGCGGTGCCACCTTCCCGCGACTGTTCCCGCCCCTGGCGCTCACCCTGGTGGCGCTGCTCATCGTCACCAACAAGGTCGGCTCCCCGCAGTTCCAGACCTGGCTCATCGCCCCGGTCATCCTGTGGCTCGTGCTGGATCGGGTGCGGGCGCGCACACCGGCGGTCCTCGTGCTGGCGCTGTGCCTGTTGACCTGTCTCGTGTACCCGCTGGGCTACGACGCCCTGCTGCGCGCCGATGCGCTCGCCGTCGCGGTGCTCACCGTGCGCAACGTCCTCCTCCTCGTCCTTCTCGTGGTCGGAGTCCGCGCTCTCGTGCGCGTGCCGGCCACCCGTCATCCGAAAACCAGGGAGTGAACCCATGCTGATCGCCTTCTCCGTCGCCCCGAGCGGCACCCCCGCCGACGGTGCCGAGCGCACCGACGCCTCCGTGCACGACGCGGTGGCCGCCGCCGTGCGCGTGGTGCGCGAGTCGGGCCTGCCGCACCGCACCACGAGCATGTTCACCGAGATCGAGGGACCGGACTGGGACACGGTCATGGACGTCGTGAAGCGCGCCACCGAGGCCGTCATGCCGTTCGGCTCCCGGGTCTCGCTCGTGCTCAAGGCCGACATCCGCCCCGGCTACTCGGGCGAGCTCGACGCGAAGATCGAGCGCCTGGAGGCGGCGATCGACGAGTCCGGTGACTGACCTCCGCGCTCCTGCGCACGTCGCGCTCCGTCCGGCGGTCGCCGACGACGTCGAGTGGATCGCGGAGCTCCGCGCGATCGTCCTCCGTCCCGATCTGGAGCGGCTCGGACGCTACGACGACATCCGCGTGCGGCAGAGGTTCCGGGACGCGTTCGACCCGGCGGACACCCGGATCATCCTCGTCGACGGCGAGGACAGCGGCTCCGTGGCCCTCCGTCGCGAGGGCGAGGCGCATTGGCTCGAGCACTTCTACATCGCGACTGCGCAGCAGGGCCGTGGTGTGGGCGGTCGCGTCCTGGCGATGCTGCTCGACGAGTCCCGGCGCTACCGGCTCAACGTGCTCCAGGGCAGCCCCGCGCGCCGGCTCTACGAGCGCCACGGGTTCCAGGTCGAGCGGCAGGACGAGATCGACGTCTTCATGGGGCGCGACCGCGCCGGAGCGGTCATCGACCACTCCGACGACCGCTAAGCTGATCCGGTGAATCCCTCGACGGAATCGAGGGGTGCGGCGAAGAGGGCGCTCCTCTCTCTCGCCATAGGCAGCTTCGGCATCGGCATGACCGAGTTCGTGGTCATGGGCCTGCTGCCCAACATCGCCGCCGACCTGCTGCCCTCGCTCTGGGCGACCAGCCAGGAAGAGGCGCTGAGCCAGGCCGGCTGGCTGATCTCGCTGTATGCCCTCGGCGTGGTGGTCGGCGCCCCGACCATCGCCGGGTTCGTCGCACGCTATCCGCGGCATCGGGTGATGATCGTGCTCGCGCTGGCGCTGACCCTGTTCAACGCGCTTACCGTGATCCTGCCGACCTTCGAGCTCGTCGCCGCCTCCCGCTTCCTCGCCGGGCTTCCGCACGGCGCCTACTTCGGCATCGGCGCCCTCGTCGCGGCCGACGTCATGGGACCGGGCAACCGCGCCAAGGGCGTGGCCTTCATCCTCACCGGCCTTACGGTGGCGAACGTCGTCGGTGTGCCGCTGGGCACCTTCCTCGGG
Coding sequences:
- a CDS encoding GNAT family N-acetyltransferase, encoding MTDLRAPAHVALRPAVADDVEWIAELRAIVLRPDLERLGRYDDIRVRQRFRDAFDPADTRIILVDGEDSGSVALRREGEAHWLEHFYIATAQQGRGVGGRVLAMLLDESRRYRLNVLQGSPARRLYERHGFQVERQDEIDVFMGRDRAGAVIDHSDDR
- a CDS encoding NADH:flavin oxidoreductase/NADH oxidase, translating into MSLLFSPLSIRSVTFRNRLWVSPMCMYSAVDGVVQEWHHTHLAQFASGGAGLIVAEATAVVPEGRISPRDVGLWNDEQRDAWVPIVRAIHDRSAHAGIQLAHAGRKASTWWPWAAERGSVPTSEGGWTTTAPSAVAFDGFDEPVALDAAGIDRVVEGFAASARRALDAGFDVLEIHGAHGYLLHQFLSPLSNLRDDEYGGSLENRARLLLRVVDAVRDAAGAGVPLFVRISATDHAEGGFTPEEASVVAEWAVQHGADLIDVSSGGLVAHQRISVFPGYQVPLAETVRRGGRIPVSAVGLITASAQAEQVLVEGAADAVFAGREWLRDPHFALRAAHELGAEVAWPPQYERARPR
- a CDS encoding NAD(P)H-hydrate dehydratase: MFEVREWTRSDTARLFRAPTAEDDKYARGVVALRTGSPAYPGAAVLGVEAAWRSGAGFVRYVGAERVADAVLARRPETVVGADAGRSRVDAWVIGSGTDPADRSDAEGVALREILAGSAPVVIDAGALDLAPGARAPFLVTPHAREFARLQERLRVSSTDDARADDARADAARQVAAKIGGTVLLKGARTLIAAPDGAVLAVEAGTGWLATAGTGDVLAGVLGAVLAANPDASLSEAAAAGAWLHGHAARIAAGVLDGGPGHPIVALDVAEALPSAIESVLA
- a CDS encoding hemolysin family protein yields the protein MNDWGGLAWLVVLLVANAFFVGGEFAVISARRSQIEPRADQGSRAAKTALYAMEHATLMLATSQLGITICSLLILNVSEPAIHHLLAVPLHALGWPDGAVDAVSFAIALLIVSFLHVVFGEMVPKNLAFSVPDRAVLILAPPLVWVSKVFMPVIWVLNAAANGVLRLFRVEPKNEAASTFTLDEVATIVSQSRREGLLMDTAGTVAAAVEFTDKKARDVAVPLGDLVTLPQSTTPDDIEKAVARYGFSRYVIVDDEGVPIGYVHLKDILRASEGPDAETKMIEPIPAKRIHHMVPVQEDTDLEDALAVMRRAGRHLAKVRDGQGNTTAVLFLEDILEELVGEVQDATRRFRGR
- a CDS encoding thiamine-binding protein, translated to MLIAFSVAPSGTPADGAERTDASVHDAVAAAVRVVRESGLPHRTTSMFTEIEGPDWDTVMDVVKRATEAVMPFGSRVSLVLKADIRPGYSGELDAKIERLEAAIDESGD